CACCTGAGCTAGATTCGTTCACCGTCGATAACTCCACTGGTCGGCGCGGTCACAATCAGTACGATCCAGGAGCAGCGCATGCGCGACTTCGCCCTCGCTCCCCCCACCACCACCGCACCGCTGACGGGCGGCCTCGCCGACAGCGTCTTCGACACGGCGCTCCGCGAACCGAACCTGCCGCAGCTCTCGCGCCGCCACGACCCGGCCGAACAGGTCTGGACCCAGGTGACGGCCGCCGAACTGCGGGACGAGGTCGTCGACCTGGCCAAGGGATTCATCGCCTCCGGCATCTCACCGGGCCACCGCGTGGCCATCATGGCCCGCACCCGCTACGAGTGGACGGTGCTCTGCTACGCGCTCTGGGCGGTGGGCGCCGAGGTCGTGCCGATCTATCCGACCTCTTCGCGCGACCAGGTCGCCTGGATCCTCGCGGACTCGCAGTGCAGTGCCATCGTCGTCGAGGACGAACAGGGCCTCATGACCGTCGGCTCGGTGTGCACCTCGCTGCCCCTGCTGCGCAACGTGTGGCAGCTCGACGACGGGGCCCTGTCCCAACTCGTCGAACTGGGACGGCCGGTGCCGACGACCACGGTCGACTCGATGCGCCGGATCGTGCTCCCCGACTCGGCCGCGGTGGTCGCCTACACGTCCGGCACCACCGGGCATCCCCGCGGCTGCGCCCTGAGCCACCGCAGCCTGGCCAGCCCCTGCGACACCCTCCTCGCGGGCTGGAGACACACGGCGGCGCCGCCCGGCGTACAGCCCACGGTCCTCGCCTTCCTGCCCTTCTCGCACGTGTACGGCCTGATGATCCAGGGCCTGTGCCTGCGCGGCGGCCTGCTGATGGGCCATGAACCCGACCTGAGCGGGGAGGCGCTGTCGGCGGCGCTGCTCTCCTTCCGGCCGACGTATCTGTACGCGGTGCCGTCCGTGTTCGAGAAGATCTACAAGAACTTCCTGCGCGCCGCCCAGAAGGCGGGCCGGGGCGCCCTGTTCGAGCGGGCCGTCGGTACCGCACGGGACTTCGCGACTGCCGTCGAGCGGCAGCGACTGGGCACGGGCTCCGGCCCCGGTTTCGACCTGCGGCTCCAACACGCCCTCTACGAACGGACGGTGTACCGCAAACTCCGTGCCGCCCTCGGCGGACGGGTGTGCGGCGCGGTGTCCGGCGGCTCGCCCCTCAACCGCGAACTCGCCCTGTTCTACTCGGGTATCGGCATCCTCGTCCACGACGGCTACGGCCTCACCGAGACCAGCGGCGGCGTCACCGCGCAGCCCGTGGGCCGGGAGAAGTTCGGGACGGTCGGGCAGCCCCTGCCCGGCACCGAGATCCGGGTCGCCGCGGACGGGGAGATCCTGGTGTACGGCGCCTCCGTCTTCCAGGGGTACGTCAACGACGACGCCGGAACCCGGGAGGCGCTGCGGGGCGGCTGGCTGGCGACCGGGGACATCGGGCGGCTGGACACGGAGGGGTATCTGACGATCACCGGGCGCAAGAAGGACATCATCATCACCAGCAGCGGCAAGAGCGTCGCTCCGGCCGCCCTGGAGCAGCGGCTGCGGATGCATCCGCTGGTGCACCAGGCGGTGATCGTGGGCGACAACCGGCCGTGCGTGGGCGCCCTGATCACCCTCGACCCGGACTTTCTCGCCCACTGGCGCGCGTCGCTGGCCCTTCAGGAGGACACGCCGCACCGCCAGGCCCGCGAGGAGAACGCCCTGCGGGAGGAGATCGGCCGGGCCGTCGCCGCCGCCAACAGCACGGTGTCGCGGTCCGAGTCGATCCGGGTGTTCCGGGTCCTCGCGGAGCCCTTCGCCCTCAGCAACGGCCTGCTGACCCCCTCGATGAAACTGCGCCGGGACGACATCGTGCGGCACTACGCCTTCGAGATCGACGCGATGTACCAGGCCAGGACGCGCTCTCCCCGGCCGAACGCGGCGGCGGAGGAACTCGCGCACTGGGACGACTCGGACAACGTGTTCCGCTGAGCACAGGGCGCGTACGCGGCGTTGACCCTGGTTGACGGTACGGCGGACGGAACCGCAGAGTGATCTCCGTATCGGCCTCCCGTACGGATTGGACCCTGCCGTGACCAGTACCGCCGCACCGTGGTCGCACCCGCCCGTCAAGGTCGGGCTCGTCGGGGCCGGCCCCTGGGCGCGGGGGGTGCACGCGCGCGTGCTGGCCGCCGGGCCCGAGACCGAGCTCGCCGGGGTCTGGGCGCGCCGCCCCGAGGCGGCCCAGGAGACGGCGGCGCCGTACGGGGCCCCGGTCGCCGCCCGGTTCGAGGAACTGCTCGACTCCTGCGAGGCGGTGGCGTTCGCCGTACCGCCCGCCGTTCAGGCCGAGCTCGCCGTGCGTGCCGCGAAGGCGGGCAAGGCCGTGCTGCTGGAGAAGCCGATCGCCGAGGATCTCGGGGCGGCCCGGCAGCTGGTGGACGCGATCGGCGAGGCCGGGGTCGTCTCTCAGGTCACCCTGACGAACCGCTACCACCCCGAGACGCGCCGGTTCCTGGAGGCGGCCCTCGGTGCGGACGTGCTCGGCGCGCGGGCGTGCTTCCTCAGCGACGCCTTCCTGAGCGGTGCGTTCGCGACCCCCTGGCGGCTCGAACACGGCGCGCTACTCGATCTGGGGCCGCATGTCCTGGACCTGCTCGACGCGTCCGTGGGGCGGATCGCACGAGTACGCGGGACCGGGGATCCGCGCCGCTGGATCGAGCTCACCTGTGAGCACGAGAACGGCGCGGTGAGCCAGGCTTCCCTGTCCGGTTCGGTCAACGTGGCGCAGGGTGTCGCCCGCGTCGAACTCTACGGTTCCGGACCGGAGTTGATCTTCGACAGTTCCGAACTCGACCACGAGGAGAGTTGGCCCGTGCTGCGCCGCGAGTTCGCGACCGCGGTACGCGCCGGTGTCTCCGGCGAGCTCGACGCCCGTCGTGGCCTTCGGTTGCAGACGCTGATCGCCCAGGCGTCCGAGGGCTGAGCCCCCGAAGCCGGGCGTGACGTGGATCACGCCCGGCGCGGGAGTGGATGCGGAACAACGCGGAGGGGTCGGCCGTTCTTGTCTACGTGGCTGCGGAGGGGACAGTGTCCCCGGGCCTCACCTATAGCCCATGGGGAAGATCGTTCGGCTGAAGCCCCATGGAGCCTTTCGCCGCGAGGCGACCGCCCTCCGCGTGTCACCACCTACGGCCCTGGCTGGTCTCCCCCGTCCAGCCAGGGCCTTCTTCTGTCAAAAAGCAGATTCATGCCTGCCGCCGAGGTGCCCTGCGTGTCCGCAACGGCTGAAATGGATGGAGGGGAAGCCGCCGGAGCCGGACAGTGCGCCGCCGCGCCGGACGTCTCCCCCTCCGGATCGCCGGCGAGGAGCCCTGCTCATGACCAAAGCGACAAAGCTGCTGACCGCCCTGCCCCCGCCCCGCCGTGAGCGCCTGCTCTCGCTCGCAACGGAGGTGTCCTTCCCCGAGGACTTCAGGATCTTCGAGGCGGGCGACACCGCCGACCGCTTCTGGGTCGTCCGCTCAGGTGCGGTCTCCCTGGTCCAGCAGGTGACGCCGGTGCAGCGGGTGACGGTGGCCAGTCTGGGCGCGGGCGACCTGCTCGGCTGGTCCTGGCTCTTCCCGCCCCACCGGTGGGACTTCGGCGCCGAGGCCTTCAGCCCCGTACGCGCCTACGAGTTCGACGCGGCGTCGGTACTCGAACTCTGCGAGGAGGACCCGGCCCTCGGGCTGCAACTGGTGCGGATCATCGCCGAGATCCTCGCCCATCGGCTGGAGCTGACCCGGGGCAGGCTGATGGAGCACTTCTCCGTGCACAAGCGGGCGCCCGGCCGGTGAAGGCCGGTCCGGTCACCGGACGACGTAGCGGCGCAGCGCAGGCATCGCGGCCGTCAGGGCCAGGGTGACGGCGACGACCAGGAGTCCGCCGCCGGCGACGGCAGCGCGGGGGCCCAGGACGGACGCCGTCGTGCCGTGCAGCAGGTCGGCCAGGCGGGGACCGCCCACCACGACCACGGTGAAGACGCCCTGCATCCGGCCGCGCATCTCGTCGGTCGCCGCCGACAGCAGGATCGCCACCCGGAAGACGCTGGAGACCATGTCGGCCACCCCGGCGGCGACCAGGAACGCCACCGCCACCCACAGGCTGGTGCTCAGCCCGAAGCCCGTGATCGCCAGCCCCCAGGCCACGACCGCGCCGATCACCATCCAGCCGTGCCGGCGCGCCCGCGAGAACGTCCCGGAGAACAGGCCGCCGACGACCGCGCCCACGGGGATCGCCGCGAACATCAGGCCGAGGGCGAGTCCCTCCCCGTAAGGGGCGTACGTCTGGGCGGCCAGTTGCGGGAACAGGGCGCGGGGCATGCCGAAGACCATGGCGACGATGTCCGCGAGGAAGGAGAGCAGGAGCACCTTGTGCAGGGCGATGTAGCGGAACCCGGCCACGATCTCGCGTGCGCCCGCCTTCCGGGAGGCCGTCGGCCCCGGCGGGAGCGCGGGCAGCCGTACGACGGACCACAGGGTGACGCACAGGGCGAGCGCGTCGATCAGATACAGCTCGGCGAGGCCGACGACGGGTATGAGGGTGCCGGCGAGCAGGGGTCCCGCGACCAGACCGGTCTGCATGACGGTCGTGCCGAGGGCGTTGGCGGCGGCGAGTTCCTCCTCGGGGACCAGCTGGGCGACGACGGCGCTGCGGGCCGGTGAGTTCAGGCCGAAGAACGCCTGCTGGAGGGCGAGCAGGACCATCAGGGTCGCCACCGAGCCGAGGCCGACGAGGGCCTGGATCCAGAACAGCAGCGAGGTGACGGCGATGCCGGTGTTGGTGATGAGCAGGAGTTTGCGGCGGTCCATGCTGTCGGCGATCGCGCCGCCCCACAGGGCGAACACGACGAGGGGCAGGAGTCCGGCCAGGCTCGCGTAGCCGACCCAGGCGGAGGAGCCGGTGATGTCGTAGATCTGCTTGGGCACGGCGACGGCGGTGAGCTGGCTACCGACGGCGGTGACGGCGGTCGAGGACCACAGGCGGCGGTAGGCGGGGCGGCGCAGGGGACGGGTGTCCATGGTCCAGCGGCGCCCGCGCGGGCGGGGCTCGTCGGCGGGCGCGGTCGGCCGGGGCTCCGAGTCGTTGCCGGTACTGCTGTTGCTGGGGTCCACGGGTGTCCTGGTTGTCGGCTACATCCGATCGGCTCAGCTTTCCTTATCACAAGTACTGGCGGGGCCTTCCGCGGCGAGCGTCCCGGCGGCGCTCTCCAGCAGCATGTCGAGGGCCGTCGGATAGGCACTGGCGACCATGCGGGCGGCGAGCAGCGGGGCCGCTTCGGCGATCCGGGGGTGGGTGCTGCGCGGCAGGCGGGCGTAGGTCGAGCGCCACATGTCCTCGTCGGCGGTGAGGCTGGCGCGCGGCAGGGCCAGCGAAGCGGCGTCGAGGGCGGCGAAGGCCAGCGTCTGGTCGATGAAGGCGTGGTAGATCCGTACCGTCTGCGGCAGCGGGAAGCCGGCCGTGCGCAGGACGTCGAGGATCGCCTCGTCGGCGGCCAGCTCGTTG
The DNA window shown above is from Streptomyces sp. NBC_01451 and carries:
- a CDS encoding AMP-dependent synthetase/ligase; this translates as MRDFALAPPTTTAPLTGGLADSVFDTALREPNLPQLSRRHDPAEQVWTQVTAAELRDEVVDLAKGFIASGISPGHRVAIMARTRYEWTVLCYALWAVGAEVVPIYPTSSRDQVAWILADSQCSAIVVEDEQGLMTVGSVCTSLPLLRNVWQLDDGALSQLVELGRPVPTTTVDSMRRIVLPDSAAVVAYTSGTTGHPRGCALSHRSLASPCDTLLAGWRHTAAPPGVQPTVLAFLPFSHVYGLMIQGLCLRGGLLMGHEPDLSGEALSAALLSFRPTYLYAVPSVFEKIYKNFLRAAQKAGRGALFERAVGTARDFATAVERQRLGTGSGPGFDLRLQHALYERTVYRKLRAALGGRVCGAVSGGSPLNRELALFYSGIGILVHDGYGLTETSGGVTAQPVGREKFGTVGQPLPGTEIRVAADGEILVYGASVFQGYVNDDAGTREALRGGWLATGDIGRLDTEGYLTITGRKKDIIITSSGKSVAPAALEQRLRMHPLVHQAVIVGDNRPCVGALITLDPDFLAHWRASLALQEDTPHRQAREENALREEIGRAVAAANSTVSRSESIRVFRVLAEPFALSNGLLTPSMKLRRDDIVRHYAFEIDAMYQARTRSPRPNAAAEELAHWDDSDNVFR
- a CDS encoding Gfo/Idh/MocA family protein, whose protein sequence is MTSTAAPWSHPPVKVGLVGAGPWARGVHARVLAAGPETELAGVWARRPEAAQETAAPYGAPVAARFEELLDSCEAVAFAVPPAVQAELAVRAAKAGKAVLLEKPIAEDLGAARQLVDAIGEAGVVSQVTLTNRYHPETRRFLEAALGADVLGARACFLSDAFLSGAFATPWRLEHGALLDLGPHVLDLLDASVGRIARVRGTGDPRRWIELTCEHENGAVSQASLSGSVNVAQGVARVELYGSGPELIFDSSELDHEESWPVLRREFATAVRAGVSGELDARRGLRLQTLIAQASEG
- a CDS encoding Crp/Fnr family transcriptional regulator, which codes for MTKATKLLTALPPPRRERLLSLATEVSFPEDFRIFEAGDTADRFWVVRSGAVSLVQQVTPVQRVTVASLGAGDLLGWSWLFPPHRWDFGAEAFSPVRAYEFDAASVLELCEEDPALGLQLVRIIAEILAHRLELTRGRLMEHFSVHKRAPGR
- a CDS encoding MFS transporter; its protein translation is MDPSNSSTGNDSEPRPTAPADEPRPRGRRWTMDTRPLRRPAYRRLWSSTAVTAVGSQLTAVAVPKQIYDITGSSAWVGYASLAGLLPLVVFALWGGAIADSMDRRKLLLITNTGIAVTSLLFWIQALVGLGSVATLMVLLALQQAFFGLNSPARSAVVAQLVPEEELAAANALGTTVMQTGLVAGPLLAGTLIPVVGLAELYLIDALALCVTLWSVVRLPALPPGPTASRKAGAREIVAGFRYIALHKVLLLSFLADIVAMVFGMPRALFPQLAAQTYAPYGEGLALGLMFAAIPVGAVVGGLFSGTFSRARRHGWMVIGAVVAWGLAITGFGLSTSLWVAVAFLVAAGVADMVSSVFRVAILLSAATDEMRGRMQGVFTVVVVGGPRLADLLHGTTASVLGPRAAVAGGGLLVVAVTLALTAAMPALRRYVVR